GCGCTCAAAACAGCTTCATTCTGCGGCGGTGGTAGAGCAGGATGCCCAGGATGTAGATGCCGGCGGAGAGCAGCGTCAGCGCCGCCAGTTCGAATATCAGATCGCCTGCGCCCGCGCCGTAGACGGTCACCTGCCGTATCGCCGCCGCGGCGTGTGTCGTGGGCAGGAAGTCGTACGGTTGAATCACCCGTCCGGCCCAGGTAAAGAGCGGCATTTTGGGCATGGGATACAGGGCGTCGGAGAGGAACACCAGCGGCACGAGCACCGCCGAGGCCAGATTCGTGGCGTCGGCAGGCGTTCGCGAGAAGCTGGCCACCAGCAGTCCCAACCCGATCGCCGAGAGGTTGAAGAGCAGGCAGATGAAGACGATCAGCGCCAGGGAACCGCGGTTGGAGAATCCCATCAGCAGCGCCGATCCGAGCGTGATGGGAACCTGGATCATGGCGACGACCGTCAGCGCCAGGGTGACCCCGGAGAGCAGCTCGAAGGCGCGCAGGCGGGTGAGACGCAGGCGGCGCAGCGTTCCGCCCAGGTGCTCGCGCACCATCAACTCCGCGGCGATGAGCGTGCTGAAGGCGATGCCGAAGACGATCACGCCGCCGACTCCGAAATCGAAATCCGACATCGAGCCCGTGCCGGGGACGAAGCGGTAGTTCACGTCGATGCTTTCCTCCCGGCCGGCCGCCTGCAGGGCGAACTGGCGCAGGAAGCCGCCGAGCAAGCTGCGGGCGAAGACGTACTCGTCCGCTTCCGGCGCGCCGACCAGCGTGATTTGCGCCGTATTGCCGGCCTCGACGCCTGCCGCGTAATCCCGCAGAACCGCGCTGAAATCGGCCGGGATGACGACGAGCAGCGAGGCCTTGTGTTCGCGCAGCGCGACTTCGGCTGCCGGCCGTTGGTCGACCTCGGCCACGTCGAAGAGCGGCTGCCCTTCGTATTCGGCGTCCCGCAGCAGGCGGATGAAGGTCCGCCCGGCATTGGATGTTTCGGCGCCAGAATCTTCGCTGCCCGCGTCGAGGTTCAGCACCAGTACGGAAACGTACTTCGATAGTCCCTCGCTCGTCTGGCCGAAGGAGACGTAGTAGAAGCCGACGAGCAGCGCCGGGAAGACCAGCATCAAG
The DNA window shown above is from Anaerolineales bacterium and carries:
- a CDS encoding ABC transporter permease: MKTLCVMRKTLHELLRERMTVVLMLVFPALLVGFYYVSFGQTSEGLSKYVSVLVLNLDAGSEDSGAETSNAGRTFIRLLRDAEYEGQPLFDVAEVDQRPAAEVALREHKASLLVVIPADFSAVLRDYAAGVEAGNTAQITLVGAPEADEYVFARSLLGGFLRQFALQAAGREESIDVNYRFVPGTGSMSDFDFGVGGVIVFGIAFSTLIAAELMVREHLGGTLRRLRLTRLRAFELLSGVTLALTVVAMIQVPITLGSALLMGFSNRGSLALIVFICLLFNLSAIGLGLLVASFSRTPADATNLASAVLVPLVFLSDALYPMPKMPLFTWAGRVIQPYDFLPTTHAAAAIRQVTVYGAGAGDLIFELAALTLLSAGIYILGILLYHRRRMKLF